From the Mycoplasmatota bacterium genome, one window contains:
- a CDS encoding HNH endonuclease translates to MVKEFKGFNQSKQKIDTKYLIALLTLIRSKIYKFVPEDLNEVGSLKEGAKKQIIVNKNERNLSAREECIKFYGAKCQICGFDFGSFYGKDFEGKIHVHHKKPISQINEEYEVNPINDLIPVCPNCHLIIHSKTGESFSINEVKEFINITKGTSN, encoded by the coding sequence ATAGTTAAAGAATTTAAAGGATTTAATCAATCCAAGCAAAAAATAGATACAAAGTATCTTATAGCTTTACTTACTCTAATAAGAAGTAAAATCTATAAATTTGTTCCTGAAGATCTTAATGAGGTTGGCAGTTTAAAAGAAGGCGCAAAAAAGCAAATAATTGTTAATAAAAATGAAAGAAACTTAAGTGCAAGAGAGGAATGTATTAAATTTTACGGCGCAAAATGTCAAATATGTGGATTTGATTTTGGATCTTTTTATGGAAAAGATTTTGAAGGAAAAATTCACGTACATCATAAAAAGCCAATTTCACAAATAAATGAAGAATATGAAGTAAATCCGATAAATGATTTAATACCCGTTTGTCCTAATTGTCACTTAATTATTCATAGCAAAACTGGCGAATCATTTTCTATTAATGAAGTTAAAGAATTTATTAATATTACCAAAGGTACTAGTAATTAA